The window TCGAACTGGTTGCCGTTGAGCATATTGCGCAGCTTGGTCCGGTACAGGGCCTGTCCCTTGCCCGGCTTGGCAAATTGGAAATCGATGACCAGGTAGGGGTCGCCGTCGATCTCTATTTTTAAACCCTTGCGTAAATCAGATGCAGTGTACATGGTGAAATATCTCCTTCAATTATATAAGCGCGGCCCGTGGTCCGGCCCGGGATTATGGTGAACAGGGCGCTCACTATACTGTTTCTTTGCGGATTTTAGCAACTGTTTCAAGGAGGCAACCCCGGGTTCAGGGCCTGGTCCAAGCTTTTTTTGAAGTTTCGTTGTCAGTGGGGTATAGAATATGGGCGCAAGGCGCAAGGCTTAAGGACAAAAGATTCTGACAAGGAGATGGACGATGAGACGGTTATCAATGGCAGGGGTATTGTTGGTGTTTCTGGTCGCTCTGTTTCAGCCGGTTGACGGCCGGTCCCAGGACCGGGAGCTGGTGAGTACCCTGGCGGACCAGACCGGGGTGAGCGTGACCATTTACAACGACAACCTGGCCCTGATCAAGGATGTGCGGCAGCTTGTCCTGCCGCAGGGAACAAGCAGCCTGGCCTTCCGCGAGGTGAGCGGTCAACTGCGGCCGGAAACGGCCCTGATGCGGAGTATCAGTCATCCATCCGCCCTGACCGTGCGGGAACAGAACTTTGATTTTGATCTCCTGACCCCGCAGAAGCTGCTCGAAAAGTATGTGGGCCGCGAGGTGACCCTGGTGCGGACCAATCCCACCACTGGTGAAGAAACAATGCGCCGGGCCCGGGTGTTGAGCGCCAATAACGGGGTGGTGCTCAGGATCGGCGAGCATATCGAGACCGGGATTCCGGGACGGCTGGTTTTTCCGGACGTGCCGGACAACCTCCGGGACCGGCCCACCCTGGTGATGACAGTGGACTCCCGGACCGGGGCCGAGCAGACCGTTGAGCTGAGCTATCTTACCGGCGGCCTCGGCTGGCAGGCCGATTACGTGGCCGCCCTGGCCCGGGATGAGACCCGGCTCGACATCAACGGCTGGGTCACGCTTACCAATACCAGCGGCACCTCGTTTCCCAATGCCCGGCTGCAGTTGATGGCCGGCGATGTGAACCAGGTGCGGCCGGAGGAGATGTCCCGTTACGAGATCATGATGCTCGACAAGGCCGCGGCCGCGGCCGCGCCGGCAATGGCCGAGGAAAGCCTGTTCGAGTATCATCTCTATACCCTGCCGCACCCGACCACCATCCGCGAGAACCAGACCAAGCAGGTCGCCCTGCTCCAGGCCGGCGGCGTGGTCTGTGACAAGGAGTACCTGCTCCAGGGCCAGGAGTACTATTACCAGAATCGCGTACCTGACAGCGATTCCAAACTCAAGGTCGGGGTATATCTCCAATTCCGCAACCGCCGGGCCGATAATCTCGGCCTGCCCCTGCCCAAGGGGATTGTGCGGGTATACAA is drawn from Desulfobacterales bacterium and contains these coding sequences:
- a CDS encoding DUF4139 domain-containing protein; the encoded protein is MRRLSMAGVLLVFLVALFQPVDGRSQDRELVSTLADQTGVSVTIYNDNLALIKDVRQLVLPQGTSSLAFREVSGQLRPETALMRSISHPSALTVREQNFDFDLLTPQKLLEKYVGREVTLVRTNPTTGEETMRRARVLSANNGVVLRIGEHIETGIPGRLVFPDVPDNLRDRPTLVMTVDSRTGAEQTVELSYLTGGLGWQADYVAALARDETRLDINGWVTLTNTSGTSFPNARLQLMAGDVNQVRPEEMSRYEIMMLDKAAAAAAPAMAEESLFEYHLYTLPHPTTIRENQTKQVALLQAGGVVCDKEYLLQGQEYYYQNRVPDSDSKLKVGVYLQFRNRRADNLGLPLPKGIVRVYKEDGQGHIQFVGEDRIDHTPENETVRLKLGDAFDLTAERKQTEFRKLAGFTRYDHVLESAYAIKLKNAKKEAVVVKVLESLPGDWTILSESHAHTRESAFQAAWQVPVPAKGEATLTYRVRVRY